From Oreochromis niloticus isolate F11D_XX linkage group LG14, O_niloticus_UMD_NMBU, whole genome shotgun sequence, one genomic window encodes:
- the tgfb1a gene encoding transforming growth factor, beta 1a precursor (The RefSeq protein has 2 substitutions compared to this genomic sequence) has product MKLWFLILMVVYMVGSVHNLSTCNTVDLEMVKKKRIEAIRSQILTKLRLQKAPDEAGEKEEIPANLLSLYNSTSEILLEKQDEEQKIIPREQEEEEYFAKVLNRFNMTTKNDTNINYKPKVISMSFNISEIRSNVGDGLLLTRAELRMLIKEPMILNEERVELYHSQGTSTHYLASRFVTNTLKDKWLSFGVTEPLQTWLQGNENEQKFELRRYCECGNNDDTLSFSISGTMSRRGDTKDLQKLNQQLPYIFTMSIPKTNHSKSLRTKRSTDTTDSCGTQSHNCCLKKLYIDFRKDLGWKWIHKPTGYYANYCMGSCTYIWDAENKYSQILALYKHHNPGASAQPCCAPQTLEPLPIIYYVGRQHKVEQLSNMIVKSCKCS; this is encoded by the exons ATGAAATTGTGGTTCTTGATATTGATGGTCGTGTACATGGTGGGCAGTGTACATAATCTGTCTACATGTAACACTGTGGACTTGGAGATGGTGAAGAAAAAACGCATTGAGGCCATTAGGAGCCAGATCCTCACCAAACTGCGTTTGCAAAAAGCGCCAGATGAGGCTGGGGAGAAGGAAGAGATCCCTGCCAACTTGCTATCACTCTACAACAGCACCAGTGAGATTCTGCTGGAGAAGCAGGATGAGGAGCAGAAAATCATCCCCAGAgaacaagaggaggaggaatacTTTGCCAAGGTGCTTAACAGGTTCAACATGACCA caaaaaatgacacaaacatcAACTACAAGCCCAAAGTCATCTCAATGAGCTTCAACATCTCTGAGATACGGAGTAACGTCGGGGATGGCCTGCTACTCACCAGAGCAGAGCTACGGATGCTCATCAAGGAGCCCATGATTTTGAATGAGGAGAGAGTGGAGCTATACCATAGCCAGGGGACCTCGACTCATTACCTTGCATCTCGCTTTGTCACAAACACGCTGAAGGACAAATGGCTGTCCTTTGATGTCACTGAACCTCTGCAGACCTGGCTCCAAGGGAATG AGAATGAACAGAAGTTTGAACTTCGGCGGTACTGTGAATGCGGCAATAACGATGATACGTTAAGTTTTAGCATCTCTGGGACTATGAGCAGGAGGGGAGACACTAAAGACTTACAGAAGCTGAACCAGCAGCTACCCTACATCtttaccatgtccatccctAAAACCAACCACTCTAAGAGTTTACGCACAAAACGTTCCACTGACACGACGGACAGCTGCGGCAC CCAATCACACAACTGCTGTTTGAAGAAACTGTACATTGACTTCAGGAAAGATCTAGGATGGAAGTGGATCCATAAGCCAACGGGTTACTATGCTAACTACTGCATGGGGTCCTGCACCTATATCTGGGATGCCGAAAACAAATATTCTCAG ATTCTGGCACTGTACAAACATCATAACCCAGGAGCTTCTGCCCAGCCCTGCTGTGCGCCACAGACACTAGAGCCACTGCCAATCATCTACTATGTGGGGAGGCAACACAAG GTCGAGCAGCTGTCCAATATGATCGTGACGTCCTGCAAGTGTAGctaa
- the tgfb1a gene encoding transforming growth factor, beta 1a isoform X1, with protein sequence MKLWFLILMVVYMVGSVHNLSTCNTVDLEMVKKKRIEAIRSQILTKLRLQKAPDEAGEKEEIPANLLSLYNSTSEILLEKQDEEQKIIPREQEEEEYFAKVLNRFNMTTKNDTNINYKPKVISMSFNISEIRSNVGDGLLLTRAELRMLIKEPMILNEERVELYHSQGTSTHYLASRFVTNTLKDKWLSFDVTEPLQTWLQGNENEQKFELRRYCECGNNDDTLSFSISGTMSRRGDTKDLQKLNQQLPYIFTMSIPKTNHSKSLRTKRSTDTTDSCGTQSHNCCLKKLYIDFRKDLGWKWIHKPTGYYANYCMGSCTYIWDAENKYSQILALYKHHNPGASAQPCCAPQTLEPLPIIYYVGRQHKVEQLSNMIVTSCKCS encoded by the exons ATGAAATTGTGGTTCTTGATATTGATGGTCGTGTACATGGTGGGCAGTGTACATAATCTGTCTACATGTAACACTGTGGACTTGGAGATGGTGAAGAAAAAACGCATTGAGGCCATTAGGAGCCAGATCCTCACCAAACTGCGTTTGCAAAAAGCGCCAGATGAGGCTGGGGAGAAGGAAGAGATCCCTGCCAACTTGCTATCACTCTACAACAGCACCAGTGAGATTCTGCTGGAGAAGCAGGATGAGGAGCAGAAAATCATCCCCAGAgaacaagaggaggaggaatacTTTGCCAAGGTGCTTAACAGGTTCAACATGACCA caaaaaatgacacaaacatcAACTACAAGCCCAAAGTCATCTCAATGAGCTTCAACATCTCTGAGATACGGAGTAACGTCGGGGATGGCCTGCTACTCACCAGAGCAGAGCTACGGATGCTCATCAAGGAGCCCATGATTTTGAATGAGGAGAGAGTGGAGCTATACCATAGCCAGGGGACCTCGACTCATTACCTTGCATCTCGCTTTGTCACAAACACGCTGAAGGACAAATGGCTGTCCTTTGATGTCACTGAACCTCTGCAGACCTGGCTCCAAGGGAATG AGAATGAACAGAAGTTTGAACTTCGGCGGTACTGTGAATGCGGCAATAACGATGATACGTTAAGTTTTAGCATCTCTGGGACTATGAGCAGGAGGGGAGACACTAAAGACTTACAGAAGCTGAACCAGCAGCTACCCTACATCtttaccatgtccatccctAAAACCAACCACTCTAAGAGTTTACGCACAAAACGTTCCACTGACACGACGGACAGCTGCGGCAC CCAATCACACAACTGCTGTTTGAAGAAACTGTACATTGACTTCAGGAAAGATCTAGGATGGAAGTGGATCCATAAGCCAACGGGTTACTATGCTAACTACTGCATGGGGTCCTGCACCTATATCTGGGATGCCGAAAACAAATATTCTCAG ATTCTGGCACTGTACAAACATCATAACCCAGGAGCTTCTGCCCAGCCCTGCTGTGCGCCACAGACACTAGAGCCACTGCCAATCATCTACTATGTGGGGAGGCAACACAAG GTCGAGCAGCTGTCCAATATGATCGTGACGTCCTGCAAGTGTAGctaa